The Vagococcus penaei genome includes the window TTTTTAAAAAAACTAATCAAATGATTAGTTTTTTTTTTTTGATACTATTAACGTCTACTAGTTTCACCCGATAATAATAGTAGAGGATAACCTCAAAGAAAATAATTGGAGGAAAATAGTCATGAGAATTAATACAAATAGTGCCGCATTAAATACTTATTCACGTTTAGGTGCAGCTAACGCATCAAAAACAAGTTCATTAGCAAAATTATCATCAGGTCTACGTATCAACAAAGCAGGAGATGATGCCGCTGGTTTAGCAATCTCGGAAAAAATGAAAGGCCAAATTGGTGGATTAAAACAAGCAACACGTAACGCACAAGATGGTATTTCTTTAATCCAAACAGCAGAAGGCGCATTAAATGAAACACACGATATCTTAAATCGTATGCGTGACTTAGCAACGCAATCAGCTAACGGTACATTAGGTAATGACGACCGTGCCGAGTTAAATAAAGAATTTACGGCATTAAAAGAAGAAGTAACACGTATTTCAAAAGATACGCAATTTAACCAAAAAACATTGTTAAATGGTGATTTTGATTCAGCAGCTAAGACAGAAGTTAAATTTGCTGCCGATTTTAGTAAATATGCAGATGTAGTAATTAAAGATAAAGCGGCTGCTAAAGACTTAGAAGTAACTTATGCTCGAAAAGAATATGATGGGGCTGATGTAGCGACTAAAGATGGTAAAGCATCAATTACTGTTGATACTAATAAATTTGCGATAGTTGAGGAATCTGCTGAGAAATTTTCTATCTATAACAAGGCTGATGTGACTGGTGGTAAAGCTAATGCTGATGCTAAAGAAATTGCAGAAGTCAGTTTAACAGCAGCTGGCAAAGATTTAACTGCAACCGGAGCTGCAATAACAAATCAAAAAGCAACAGTTGAAGAAACACCAGGCGATAAAACTAAAGAATTATCTTTCCACATTGGTGCAAATGAAGGTCAAAAGATTGGCGTGAGCATGGGTAAAATGGATGCCGCATCTTTAGGTATTGATAAATTAGACTTAACTAGCCAAGATGCAGCAGATAAAGCAATCACAACGATTGATGCAGCTAAAGCAACTGTATCAAGCACACGTTCTGATTTAGGTGCAGTACAAAATCGTTTACAACACACAATCAATAACCTGGCAACTAGTCAAGAAAACTTAACAGAAGCTAATTCACGTATCCGTGACGTTGATATGGCAGAAGAAATGATGAGTTTCACTAAGAGTAATATCTTGTCACAAGCAGCAACATCAATGTTAGCTCAAGCTAATGCAATGCCACAAAGTGTTCTTTCATTATTACAATAAGCAAAGTCACTTGAAAATAGGGGATAAAAGTCGGCGAAGTCATTTGTCGGCTTTTACTTTTAAGGGGAATATCAATTAGGAAGGTACTTAAAATAGGTGCTAATTATGGATATACAACCGATTGTTCATCAAATAAATCGTCTGAAACCAGTCACTGATGGAAAAATTATGAATGACTTACCAGACAATAGGCCAACACTACCAAGCAAATTACAAGAACGGGTTGACGAATTAGTTGATCCGCATGGTAATATTTATCAAGCAGGAACAATTTCAAGCTATAGTAAAGAAAAAATCCAAGAGGAAATTGCGTACGCTAACCGATTTTTAGTTGGACATCAGACGAAATTTCATTACCAAATCCACGAAGAAACGGGACGAACGATTGTTGAGTTACGTGATATTCAAACGGACGAAATTGTCAAAGAAATTCCTCCAAGTGAATTTTTAGATGTTGTAGCTGAAATTTGGAAATTATCTGGTATTATAGTTGATAAGGAAGGGTGACTTAAATGGCAAATGTATCAAGTGCAACAGGTATCAGTTCAACGCTAGGCAGTTATTCAGGCATTACGTCAAAAGAAATTGATCAAATGATTGAAGCGTCATCATTACCGTTACTCAAGCTAAACAATCAAAAGTCAAAGATTAATGAGCAACAAAATGCCTGGAAAGATGTAAAATTACGGTTAAATACATTTTTAAGCAAAATTGAAGCATTACAAAAAAATGACACATTTAATTCAAAAAAGATTACGAGTTCTGATGATAAAAAAGTGAGTGTCACAGCGACAGACAAAGCTGCTAATGATAACTACCGAGTAACGGTTCAAGAATTAGCAACGGCTTCTAAATTAACGTCTGGAAAAATTCCAGCTTTGGAGAATAAAACAATTTATGATGCGTTAAATGTTTCTGGTGACCTAGTTATTAAAGGGAAAGATGGCAAAGAAACAGCGATTTCCTTAGAAACAACGGATGGACTGAAAGAGTTAACGATTAAAATTAATAACCAAAGTAAGGAAACCGGTGTCAAAGCAACAATTGTTGATTCGCGTTTAGTTCTATCAAATGTCGAAACTGGAAAAGCTGATTTTAGTGTTGCAGATAATGATTTGGCTAAAACATTAAATTTATCGGGAACTGAGAGTCATTTTGAATTAGGTAAAAATGCTGAGTTTACGATTGATGGGATGAAAGTTGAGCGTTCGTCAAATAAGATATCCGATGTGGTCGAGCATGTCACGTTTGAGCTCAAAGCTAAAACGAGTGACGAAGTGTCATTAGGCCTAGTTCAAGACCATGATAAATCAGTATCGGCAGCGAAAGACTTAGTCGAGCAGTATAATAATGTGATGACATTTATTGATGAAAAACTTTCTGTAGGAGACCCAAGTAAAAAAGGAAATAAAACGGGCGC containing:
- a CDS encoding flagellin, translated to MRINTNSAALNTYSRLGAANASKTSSLAKLSSGLRINKAGDDAAGLAISEKMKGQIGGLKQATRNAQDGISLIQTAEGALNETHDILNRMRDLATQSANGTLGNDDRAELNKEFTALKEEVTRISKDTQFNQKTLLNGDFDSAAKTEVKFAADFSKYADVVIKDKAAAKDLEVTYARKEYDGADVATKDGKASITVDTNKFAIVEESAEKFSIYNKADVTGGKANADAKEIAEVSLTAAGKDLTATGAAITNQKATVEETPGDKTKELSFHIGANEGQKIGVSMGKMDAASLGIDKLDLTSQDAADKAITTIDAAKATVSSTRSDLGAVQNRLQHTINNLATSQENLTEANSRIRDVDMAEEMMSFTKSNILSQAATSMLAQANAMPQSVLSLLQ
- a CDS encoding flagellar protein FlaG is translated as MDIQPIVHQINRLKPVTDGKIMNDLPDNRPTLPSKLQERVDELVDPHGNIYQAGTISSYSKEKIQEEIAYANRFLVGHQTKFHYQIHEETGRTIVELRDIQTDEIVKEIPPSEFLDVVAEIWKLSGIIVDKEG
- the fliD gene encoding flagellar filament capping protein FliD; amino-acid sequence: MANVSSATGISSTLGSYSGITSKEIDQMIEASSLPLLKLNNQKSKINEQQNAWKDVKLRLNTFLSKIEALQKNDTFNSKKITSSDDKKVSVTATDKAANDNYRVTVQELATASKLTSGKIPALENKTIYDALNVSGDLVIKGKDGKETAISLETTDGLKELTIKINNQSKETGVKATIVDSRLVLSNVETGKADFSVADNDLAKTLNLSGTESHFELGKNAEFTIDGMKVERSSNKISDVVEHVTFELKAKTSDEVSLGLVQDHDKSVSAAKDLVEQYNNVMTFIDEKLSVGDPSKKGNKTGALSGDSSLIRLQSALRTMMTAAVPNSGNTTINKPKDIGISSVDRTSTLKFDEEAFKKALEKDPQAVQNFFSTTITSKDPVDGTTITTESGYMKGLKELTNSFITDDKDKKSVYTTKTSTFDLTLKDIDSRIDKFTEQIDKKRDYYVRTFTRLDQIMMQAEEQMSYLQSQLQSFMPQ